One Dermacentor andersoni chromosome 6, qqDerAnde1_hic_scaffold, whole genome shotgun sequence genomic window carries:
- the LOC140219064 gene encoding uncharacterized protein, whose protein sequence is MQVLTEGTAATSVQQRATMAGIKPPQPFDFHNASDWPSWIEEFEDYSFASGLSEKKEEIQVRTLLYTMGRKAREILRSLAVKDEDLKTFKVVKAKFEAYFVHTKNTVYESARFNRRRQQPGETVDEFATDLHKLAERCDFDNMKDRLIRDRFVVGLLDEALSEELQMDPKLTLATALARARTSETIKQQQADLKQREGTSAETYVAAVKNKKTEQKREWNATLARRKKTASVKSCTYCAGSMHPRTSCPAKQQKCFYCQKLGHFEKACRIKNRERKLDGVTAPGCPDNGCPDNERQFLGTVTPRQSKLSAHFVTVQINGHEVKMKVDTGAEVTIVGENFPGMPSYLEKAGNLRGPSDASIDTCGKFQAEIAWKDNRCEQTVYPELALLKGDTSSEAVINHLKSIFARHGIPNTVVSDNGPQFVSFAFKHFSSVYGFKHVTTSPLFPQANGEAERMKMDEEYRNRQKRYFDKRHAARSLPRLSAGNRVWLKDKGAPGTILRPSQTPRSYWVGTDKGAVRRNRRHLLLLPETGDDDSVPSAVQRDHHQEEIDVTPKPQVPELPAKSPATTPVKYAGVQQPSDGHASETSGHRRTTRCGRIIKTIND, encoded by the exons ATGCAAGTCCTCACGGAAGGCACGGCAGCAACGAGCGTCCAGCAACGAGCAACAATGGCTGGGATAAAGCCTCCGCAGCCATTTGATTTCCACAACGCATCAGACTGGCCCTCTTGGATTGAGGAATTCGAAGACTACAGCTTCGCATCCGGTCTCAgcgagaaaaaggaagaaattcAAGTAAGAACCCTTCTTTACACAATGGGCCGGAAGGCAAGAGAGATTCTTCGCTCGTTAGCGGTAAAAGACGAAGACCTGAAGACTTTCAAGGTCGTAAAGGCAAAGTTTGAAGCCTATTTCGTTCACACGAAGAACACAGTGTATGAGAGCGCCCGTTTTAACAGACGTCGTCAACAGCCAGGGGAAACTGTAGACGAATTTGCAACCGACCTCCACAAGTTAGCAGAGCGATGCGACTTCGATAACATGAAGGACCGTTTAATAAGGGATCGCTTTGTAGTTGGCCTTCTAGACGAAGCGCTGTCGGAAGAGCTTCAAATGGACCCTAAGCTAACATTGGCCACCGCACTAGCAAGAGCCCGAACAAGCGAAACGataaagcagcagcaagcagacttGAAACAGCGGGAAGGTACGAGCGCCGAAACATATGTTGCAGCggtaaagaacaagaaaacagaacAGAAGAGAGAATGGAATGCTACACTTGCGCGTCGCAAGAAGACCGCTTCTGTAAAAAGCTGCACTTATTGCGCAGGTTCGATGCACCCGCGAACTAGTTGCCCAGCGAAGCAGCAAAAATGCTTTTACTGCCAGAAGCTAGGGCATTTCGAAAAGGCTTGTCGAAttaaaaacagagaaagaaaacttGACGGGGTAACGGCACCGGGCTGCCCAGATAACGGCTGCCCAGATAACGAGCGCCAATTCCTCGGCACAGTTACACCGCGACAAAGCAAGTTGTCTGCGCACTTCGTGACGGTACAGATAAACGGCCATGAAGTAAAAATGAAAGTCGATACTGGAGCAGAAGTCACGATCGTGGGGGAAAATTTCCCAGGAATGCCAAGCTATCTTGAGAAAGCAGGAAATCTAAGGGGACCAAGTGACGCAAGCATTGACACGTGCGGAAAGTTTCAAGCCGAAATCGCATGGAAGGACAATCGCTGCGAGCAGACAGT ATATCCAGAGCTGGCCTTGCTGAAAGGCGATACGTCATCAGAAGCGGTTATCAACCATCTGAAGAGCATCTTCGCCAGGCACGGCATCCCAAACACCGTGGTATCCGACAACGGACCACAATTTGTCTCGTTTGCTTTCAAGCATTTTTCAAGCGTGTACGGGTTCAAGCACGTCACAACTAGCCCGCTCTTCCCGCAAGCCAACGGCGAAGCTGAGCGCATG AAAATGGATGAGGAATACAGAAACAGGCAGAAaagatactttgacaagcgtcatGCTGCCAGGTCTTTGCCCAGACTTTCTGCAGGAAATCGAGTGTGGCTGAAAGACAAGGGGGCTCCCGGAACTATCCTGCGGCCGTCCCAAACACCACGGTCCTACTGGGTGGGGACCGACAAAGGCGCCGTTCGCCGGAACAGACGCCATCTCCTCCTACTGCCAGAGACGGGAGACGATGACAGTGTTCCATCGGCGGTTCAACGGGATCACCATCAAGAAGAGATCGACGTAACACCGAAGCCACAAGTTCCCGAACTGCCCGCCAAATCGCCGGCTACAACGCCAGTGAAGTATGCCGGTGTGCAGCAGCCGTCGGATGGTCACGCCAGCGAAACCAGCGGACATCGTAGAACCACCCGCTGCGGTCGCATAATCAAGACTATCAATGATTAA